The genomic DNA GCCGATAAAGTCCATAAGACGGAGCAGGAGTGGAAGAAGATCCTTTCGCCCGAGCAGTTCCAGATCACCCGGAAGAAGGGGACCGAGAGGGCGTTCACCGGGACGTACTGGAACCACGACGGGAAGGGGATCTACCGGTGTGTCTGCTGCGGGACCGACCTGTTCCGGTCGGAGACCAAGTTCGAATCCGGAACCGGTTGGCCGAGCTTCTATGAGCCGGTCGCGGCGGAGAACGTGCGCACCGAAACCGACACGGGCTGGTTCATGACGAGGACGGAGGTGTTGTGCGCGAGATGCGATGCGCATCTGGGCCACGTGTTCAAGGATGGCCCGAAACCGACCGGGCTCCGCTACTGCATCAATTCGGCGGCCCTTGCTTTTGCCAAGGCGGATCAATCGGAAAAGGAAGAGTCTGCCGGCGGCCGATCGCGTTGAATACCGGATATCCCGGGGAAGGAGCAGGACGATGTCAAAGTTGACGTTATCGTTGATCATCCTATCGTTCGTGTTCATCGCATCCACAACGGTCATGACCGGCAGCGGTTCAAAGGCGGAAACCAGGGAACCGGCTGCCGGGAAACGGGAGAAGGCGACCTTTGCCGGCGGCTGCTTCTGGTGCATGGAGGCGCCGTTCGACACCCTTCCCGGGGTGGTCTCGGTCACCGTCGGGTACGCCGGCGGGACCGTGGAGAATCCGACCTACGAGCAGGTGTCCGCGGGGAGAACCGGCCATGCCGAAGCGGTCCAGATCGTGTTCGATCCCTCCAAGACCGGCTACGGGAAGCTTCTCGGGATCTTCTGGCGAAACGTCGA from Deltaproteobacteria bacterium RBG_16_64_85 includes the following:
- a CDS encoding peptide-methionine (R)-S-oxide reductase, which produces MADKVHKTEQEWKKILSPEQFQITRKKGTERAFTGTYWNHDGKGIYRCVCCGTDLFRSETKFESGTGWPSFYEPVAAENVRTETDTGWFMTRTEVLCARCDAHLGHVFKDGPKPTGLRYCINSAALAFAKADQSEKEESAGGRSR
- a CDS encoding peptide-methionine (S)-S-oxide reductase; its protein translation is MSKLTLSLIILSFVFIASTTVMTGSGSKAETREPAAGKREKATFAGGCFWCMEAPFDTLPGVVSVTVGYAGGTVENPTYEQVSAGRTGHAEAVQIVFDPSKTGYGKLLGIFWRNVDPTVKDRQFCDVGSQYRTAIFYHSEEQRLLAEQSKEELAKTKPFPEPIVTGIAPAGEFYPAEEYHQHYYKKNPIRYKYYRAGCGRDRRLKQLWGDAAGH